Genomic DNA from Paenibacillus sp. MBLB1832:
AGTAAGTTTACAATACTTGTTGTATAAGGTCATTAGCGATCTTAACTATATCAACTCCGGTACTGCCACTATTCAGGCTGCTAATGCAGTTCAAGAGACACTTCCTTCTGAAACTGCAAAAATGGCCATGGCGGTCATAGGCATTGGTCCTATTATTATGGTATATCCGTTCTTGCAGAACTATTTGGTTAAGGGCCTAACTGTAGGCTCCGTAAAAGGGTAACAATGCTTAATTGGCTATAACCAGACTTTCTGGCTAAGCATATAAAAAGTAAATCATTCTGGGAGGGTTCGTACATGAGTAAAATGAAAAAACTTAACACAATTGCATTAGCTGTATCGTTACCAGCACTGCTTCTATCCGCTTGTTCGAAATCGGGTACAGAAACAGAAACAAAAGCACCTGCATCTTCATCGGCAGCAACAACTGCGGCACCTGCCAAAAAATTGGAACCGCGTGAAATATCGATTTATTTCGCGGGACCTACTGCACAGAAAGATGTGCAACTGGTTGAGGAAGAAATCAACAAGATTACAAAAGAGAAGATTAATGCTACGGTAAAAATCAATCACTTGGGCTGGGGAGATTATCCGCAAAAGACGAACTTGATGATTGCTTCCGGTGAGCCTTTTGATCTTATGTTTACTTCGGGTAACGATCTAAGTATCAATGTGGCCAAAGGCGCTTATGTTGCTTTAAACGATCCAGCTAATAATTTGTTGGAGAAATACGGTAAAGATATTTTAAAGTCAATGAATCCAAAGTTATTAAGCGGCACAACGATTAAAGGGTTGAATTATGCGCTTCCTACTCAAAAAGAAATGGCGTCCATGCAAGGCTTGTTTTTACGCAAAGACCTTGTAGAAAAGTATAAATTGGATCTGAAAACGATCAAAAAACTGGAAGATATTGAGCCATTCCTGCAGCAAGTAAAAGCGGGTGAATCTGCGGATGTCATTCCATTTCAAGCAAGCTCTAATTTACTCAATTTGCTTCCTTATGAAAATATCGGCGGATTTACAAGCCCAGGTGTCATTTCCAAAACAGAAAAAACCCCTAAGGTTGTCAATATTTTTGAAACAGCTGAAATGAAAGATATGTTCAAATTGTTTTACAACTGGAATCAAAAGGGGTATTTCCAAAAAGATCCAGGCACGAATACGAATCTGAAAGCACAAACGGACGAAGGACTCGTCGCAGCAAGATGGTCACAACTTAAACCAGGCGGAGACCTAGAAGCAAGTAATAATAGCAAAAAGCCGCTCATTCAGGTCGAATTTTCACAGCCATATGTAGCAACCTATGACCTAAACAACTCCATGCTTGCCGTTTCCAGAACGTCAAAGGATCCAGAGAGAGCGGTTATGTTCTTGAACCTGATGCATAGTGATCCGCGTATCGTCAATCTGATGGACTTTGGGATTGAAGGTAAGCACTACGTGAAGGTTCCTGGTAAAGATAACGTGATCAAGGTCCCTGATGGCTTCGCAACTTCGAAGGACACAGGATATTACCCTGGAAACACTTGGCAAGTGGGGAATCAGTTCTTGACTTACCTGTTCCAAAATGAAGATCCACAGAAATGGGAAAAGTTCAAAGCATTCAACGCAGCTGGCATAGCATCACCGATTCTTGGCTTCACATATAACAGCGATAGCACGAAAAATGAAGAGGCTGCTTTAGCAAGTGTCTATAAATCCTATATTGATGGCCTCAGCGGTGGGGTATTGGATCCTGATAAATACTTGCCGGAATTCAACGACAAGCTGAAAAAAGCGGGAAGCGACAAGGTTATCGCTGAGAAGCAACGTCAAATTGATGAGTTCATGAAAAGCAAAAAATAAGGTGTAGAACGAAAGAAGCGCCACCCGTTGTTGAGGATTGCCATATCGGTAAATCCCCAGTAACTGGTGGCGTTATATTGACTTCACCTAACAAAGGGCGGGAAGATGATGAGCCAAAACATATGGTTTAAGCAGCCGGCTAGTGATTGGAATGAAGCGTTACCTGTGGGCAACGGACGGCTCGGAGGCATGGTATACGGAGGAATCCGAAAAGAGAGAATCCAGCTGAATGAAGACTCGGTCTGGTACGGCGGTCCTCGTGATCGCAATAACCGAGATGCGTTGTCACAGCTCGGTGAAATGAGGAAACGACTTAAAGAAGGAAGAGCTGGTGAAGCTCATCGACTGGCGGAGTTGGCTTTTTCAGGAACGCCTAACAGCCAGCGTCATTACCTACCAGCAGGAGATTTACTGCTTTTTATAGATGAAACTGAGAGCAGTATAAGCAACTATAAAAGAGAGCTTGATCTAGAACGCGCGGTAGTGACCACGACTTACGAACGAGATGGCTATGCGTATGTCCGCGAAACCTTCTCGAGCTTTCCTGATGGTGTATTGGTTACACGGCTGGAAACCACATGTCCAAAGGGCCTTTCTTTCTATGCCAGATTGGATCGCAAAGAAGGCAAGTATGTAGATTGTACAGGGAAAATAAGTGCCGATACGATTGTCATGCGTAATCAATGCTATGGAATGTCAGACACGGATTATGTCATGATGCTTAAAGCCATTACAGATGGCGGTAAGGTTCAGACGATTGGCGAGCATATTGTAGTTGAAGGTGCACGTTCGGTCACGTTATTACTGTCTATTGCGACAACTTTTAGATATAAAGATCCGGAAAGTGCTTGTAATGATCTAATTCAGCTAGCAGTGGTAAAGCCTTATGAACAATTAGTAGAGGATCACGTTACCGATTATCGTATGTTGTATGATCGTGTGTCCTTATATCTTAAAGAGGATGAACCGGAACATAAGATGACCCTGCCAGTTTCAGAAAGACTCGAATTGGTGAAGCAAGGTGCAGAGGATTTAGGATTAATCTCACTCTATTTTCAATTCGGCCGTTATCTGCTCATTGCCAGCAGTCGACCTGGGTCACTGCCTGCCAATCTTCAAGGAATATGGAATGATCACATGCTGCCGCCATGGGACAGTAAATATACGATTAATATTAATACG
This window encodes:
- a CDS encoding ABC transporter substrate-binding protein, with the translated sequence MSKMKKLNTIALAVSLPALLLSACSKSGTETETKAPASSSAATTAAPAKKLEPREISIYFAGPTAQKDVQLVEEEINKITKEKINATVKINHLGWGDYPQKTNLMIASGEPFDLMFTSGNDLSINVAKGAYVALNDPANNLLEKYGKDILKSMNPKLLSGTTIKGLNYALPTQKEMASMQGLFLRKDLVEKYKLDLKTIKKLEDIEPFLQQVKAGESADVIPFQASSNLLNLLPYENIGGFTSPGVISKTEKTPKVVNIFETAEMKDMFKLFYNWNQKGYFQKDPGTNTNLKAQTDEGLVAARWSQLKPGGDLEASNNSKKPLIQVEFSQPYVATYDLNNSMLAVSRTSKDPERAVMFLNLMHSDPRIVNLMDFGIEGKHYVKVPGKDNVIKVPDGFATSKDTGYYPGNTWQVGNQFLTYLFQNEDPQKWEKFKAFNAAGIASPILGFTYNSDSTKNEEAALASVYKSYIDGLSGGVLDPDKYLPEFNDKLKKAGSDKVIAEKQRQIDEFMKSKK